A genomic segment from Macrobrachium rosenbergii isolate ZJJX-2024 chromosome 30, ASM4041242v1, whole genome shotgun sequence encodes:
- the LOC136855137 gene encoding calcium-activated chloride channel regulator 1-like has protein sequence MWITGRKMIASIGVLVTLLGHFGGQVSAYRGDLALVDGGYNSLVVAISDYVPQDHCNHIIHGLKSVLLEFSGELWKATGGRASLREVTVALPRSWRTDAITCSLLTPLSATASPTDAHIRVTTPHPAFGSRPWTQQSEGCGRQGDYIQMGGDLLRATTNNTYVHAARLLVAEWVKFRWGVFEEKGYPGDPLYPPKFRDPVNFSMRPNSCYTQEIIPAPFCTTDAHIPEAPTKHNAQCIGRPAWDIIKMSQDFMGGRSRPLNSSAALTPSIRFVQERAARVVLVVEDTAVMNIQRRWEFVRKAVRRIVVYDLPDGAYFALVVFNSEATIASPLSKMDSTTDVRQRVGSSLPRNPSRVPESQKCVLCGLQEALAALDDDPEKATGASIIFLTTGKGAATDRAVHDMSELAIARGVRVDTIIYPLTERRGTSTATHGLENLVSVTKGSAFTIMDEGVGNDSKVSMMVALMDALYAAVRHSAPPVSPGAPVLLHSKSYPGGIASMAMGSFTLDESLGPKARFSIYYYDLNHVGNTVQLTAPSGHTIASVNMQEEDGDANVIFVNIPKAERGIWQYRVENRADSHQGLIIQVTGSESGSRKISLRLWTSSGDSVVNMTDSSMPVIVYAEVREGVMPILNAKVSARLQRLGTNTTGSNYDSIAIDLFDNGFGDPDITEGDGVYSRYLPSLKGNSGHYQLSVTADDNNGLALSPVSETYSLLGHNYPEKEMITCCGSKIKYAHISPVAPFQRSTIYGVLDIVAPSTGIDTVPPTRILDLRSTVNLTTHEVSLFWTAPGNDYDWDRASYYEAVLASSWSEAKAFDGERVSGMPVPMLVGTEQVVTIQVDRYDQMIYVAIRAVDEAGNRGGVSNIATIWVPHPPTTPPAITTHNILELTSNLPGPQGQEITQPVRVAGLNLEDMAVIIGSVFGFLMIAVALGMICYCYIARRRCHQDKRDTEKLEGNRNGMIKGNSSFALDQNESQDSADSTIKDGEVAQLKDVGRPLSPMQSWGASRLLQEHERRFSVTSGPLVDASGSMPHFQSPQDPFPDVTLSAVISYPNSETPSTSHSDPPAYQPPYTTESYAPYPYQSGGYSHDELPPYTPTVVSSQSSQASTVFTHEIPSSQPSENSYQADCNSYPSENPSKVGEISYCQAQPFMYVKYPDEGNFNSQAQLSHSKVPPPVAPKPPLAARAAAAAAASSKISAEPKRRNITQV, from the exons AGCGTGTTGCTGGAATTCTCGGGAGAGCTGTGGAAGGCGACGGGCGGAAGGGCATCGCTGAGAGAAGTAACGGTAGCTCTACCTCGGTCTTGGCGAACTGACGCCATCACATGTTCCCTCCTCACGCCCTTATCAGCCACGGCATCGCCAACCGACGCCCACATCCGCGTCACGACGCCTCATCCAGCTTTCGGGTCACGCCCGTGGACGCAGCAGAGCGAAGGGTGCGGCCGCCAGGGGGACTACATCCAGATGGGAGGAGACCTCCTGAGGGCGACTACCAACAACACTTATGTCCACGCCGCCCGCCTCCTGGTGGCGGAATGGGTCAAGTTCCGCTGGGGCGTCTTCGAGGAGAAGGGATACCCAGGAGACCCCCTCTACCCGCCTAAGTTCCGCGACCCTGTTAACTTCAGCATGAGGCCCAACAGCTGCTATACCCAGGAGATTATACCCGCGCCCTTCTGTACTACGGATGCCCATATCCCAGAGGCACCAACGAAGCATAACGCCCAGTGCATTGGAAGACCAGCCTGGGACATCATTAAGATGTCACAAGACTTCATGGGTGGAAG GAGCAGGCCATTAAATAGCTCAGCCGCCCTGACACCATCAATCAGGTTCGTGCAGGAGAGGGCCGCTCGTGTGGTGCTCGTCGTCGAGGATACGGCCGTGATGAACATCCAGCGACGCTGGGAATTCGTGCGAAAGGCCGTGAGACGCATCGTAGTGTACGACCTGCCTGACGGGGCATATTTCGCTCTGGTCGTCTTCAACTCGGAGGCCACCATCGCCTCGCCTCTGTCTAAGATGGACTCCACAACAGATGTCCGCCAGAGGGTCGGGTCTTCCCTACCACGCAACCCTTCAAGAGTTCCGGAGAGTCAGAAGTGCGTGTTATGCGGCCTGCAGGAGGCCCTGGCGGCCTTAGATGATGACCCCGAAAAAGCCACGGGAGCTTCCATAATTTTCCTGACGACTGGCAAGGGGGCCGCAACAGACAGGGCCGTTCATGATATGTCGGAATTGGCTATTGCACGTGGAGTGCGGGTCGACACAATCATCTACCCTCTCACGGAGCGTCGGGGCACAAGCACAGCCACGCACGGCCTCGAAAATTTAGTTTCCGTTACTAAGGGCTCGGCCTTCACCATCATGGACGAAGGGGTTGGAAACGACTCGAAAGTGAGCATGATGGTAGCTCTGATGGACGCTTTATATGCAGCTGTGCGTCACAGCGCCCCTCCAGTTAGTCCAGGGGCTCCCGTACTCCTCCACAGCAAATCTTACCCCGGAGGAATAGCCTCCATGGCCATGGGGTCCTTCACCCTTGACGAATCCCTGGGACCGAAGGCCCGGTTCTCTATCTACTACTACGACCTCAACCACGTTGGAAACACCGTCCAGCTGACGGCTCCCTCCGGCCACACCATCGCTTCCGTCAACATGCAGGAGGAAGACGGAGATGCCAATGTCATCTTTGTTAACATACCCAAGGCCGAGAGAGGGATTTGGCAATACAGGGTCGAGAATCGAGCTGATTCACACCAGGGACTGATCATCCAAGTCACAGGGTCTGAGAGCGGAAGCAGAAAGATCAGCCTGAGGCTGTGGACCAGCAGTGGCGACAGTGTGGTCAACATGACCGATTCGTCGATGCCCGTAATTGTATATGCAGAGGTTCGGGAGGGCGTGATGCCAATCCTGAATGCCAAGGTTAGCGCAAGACTTCAGAGGCTTGGCACCAACACAACGGGCAGCAATTATGACTCCATTGCTATCGACCTCTTTGACAATGGATTTGGAG aTCCAGATATCACTGAAGGGGATGGGGTGTATTCCAGATACTTACCATCTTTAAAAGGTAACAGCGGCCACTATCAGCTCAGCGTCACTGCAGACGACAATAATGGCCTGGCCTTATCACCAGTCAGTGAAACATATAGCCTCCTCGGACACAACTACCCCGAAAAGGAAATGATTACATGCTGCGGCAGTAAGATCAAATATGCCCACATCAGTCCGGTTGCTCCGTTCCAGCGATCAACAATCTACGGGGTGCTGGATATTGTGGCGCCATCAACTGGCATTGATACAGTGCCACCCACCAGAATTTTAGATCTACGATCAACTGTTAATCTCACAACGCATGAAGTCTCACTATTCTGGACAGCACCAGGAAATGATTATGACTGGGATCGCGCAAGTTACTATGAAGCAGTGCTTGCAAGCTCCTGGTCTGAGGCAAAAGCCTTTGACGGAGAACGAGTGAGTGGTATGCCAGTTCCAATGCTTGTGGGAACTGAACAGGTTGTCACAATCCAAGTCGACCGGTATGATCAAATGATATACGTTGCAATTCGTGCGGTGGATGAGGCAGGTAACCGTGGTGGTGTCAGTAACATTGCCACTATATGGGTGCCTCATCCACCAACCACCCCACCTGCAATTACAACCCATAATATACTGGAGCTCACCTCCAACTTGCCTGGGCCTCAAGGACAGGAAATCACTCAGCCAGTAAGAGTGGCTGGGCTGAACTTGGAGGACATGGCAGTCATAATAGGTTCAGTCTTCGGGTTTCTGATGATAGCTGTTGCTCTTGGCATGATTTGTTATTGCTACATTGCTCGCCGCAGATGTCACCAGGACAAGAGAGACACTGAAAAGTTGGAAGGTAATCGCAATGGAATGATTAAAGGAAACTCAAGCTTTGCTTTGGATCAAAATGAAAGTCAGGATTCTGCAGACAGTACCATAAAAGATGGTGAAGTGGCACAGCTAAAAGATGTTGGCCGTCCACTGTCACCAATGCAATCCTGGGGAGCTTCCAGGTTGCTACAGGAGCACGAACGTCGATTTTCTGTGACAAGTGGCCCACTTGTGGATGCATCAGGATCAATGCCCCATTTCCAAAGTCCGCAAGACCCATTTCCTGATGTCACACTATCTGCTGTCATCTCTTACCCAAATTCTGAAACCCCGTCTACAAGTCACTCTGACCCCCCTGCATATCAACCCCCATATACCACTGAAAGTTATGCTCCTTACCCTTACCAATCAGGTGGTTATAGTCATGATGAACTACCCCCTTATAccccaacagttgtttcatctCAATCATCACAGGCATCCACTGTATTTACACATGAGATTCCTTCTTCCCAACCATCAGAAAATTCATATCAAGCTGACTGTAACAGCTACCCATCGGAAAATCCGTCCAAAGTTGGAGAAATTTCCTATTGTCAAGCTCAACCCTTCATGTACGTTAAATACCCAGATGAGGGTAATTTTAATTCTCAGGCTCAATTATCACATTCAAAGGTTCCTCCCCCCGTGGCTCCAAAGCCACCGCTTGCTGCTCGcgctgctgcagcagcagcagcatcctcTAAAATATCAGCTGAACCTAAACGTCGCAATATTACTCAAGTGTGA